In the Oscillospiraceae bacterium genome, one interval contains:
- a CDS encoding 4Fe-4S dicluster domain-containing protein, whose protein sequence is MKRVYVNEKWCLGCHLCEYNCAFANSGKKNMAFALRDLRVISPRIRVEEGTDISYAVSCRHCDEPLCVKSCITGALTRKDGVISIDRNKCVGCLTCVLVCPYGAVSRDEEGAVQKCELCLKNGGTPACVSGCPNGAIVFEER, encoded by the coding sequence ATGAAGAGAGTATACGTCAACGAAAAATGGTGCCTCGGGTGCCATCTGTGCGAATATAACTGTGCCTTTGCCAACAGCGGCAAGAAGAACATGGCCTTTGCTCTGCGCGACCTGCGTGTCATCAGCCCGCGCATCCGCGTGGAAGAGGGCACGGATATCAGCTATGCGGTCTCCTGCCGCCACTGCGACGAGCCGCTCTGCGTTAAAAGCTGTATCACCGGTGCGCTGACCCGAAAAGACGGGGTCATCTCGATCGACCGCAACAAGTGCGTCGGCTGCCTGACTTGCGTGCTGGTCTGCCCCTACGGTGCGGTCTCACGCGACGAAGAGGGCGCGGTGCAAAAATGCGAACTCTGCCTGAAAAACGGCGGAACACCGGCCTGCGTCTCGGGCTGTCCCAACGGCGCAATCGTCTTTGAAGAACGCTGA
- the asnB gene encoding asparagine synthase B, producing the protein MCTIIGFTEKNISRGEVSRCLACTGRRGPDGERIEDAGRGYLGFQRLSIMGLTPEGMQPFSLGSSKVVCNGEIYGFRPIREQLSKKYIFKSDSDCEILLPMYREYGLKMFSMLDAEFAMILYDGEKDDFIAARDPIGIRPLFYGKRGSGLVFSSEANNLAGICDRIYPFPPGCYYANGVFTRYCDIAMPEKLIASDVETVCGNIRDKLIAGVQKRLDSDAPLGFLLSGGLDSSLVCSIAARELKKPIKTFAIGMTTDAIDLKYAKEVAEYIGSEHTEFYMDDDDVLAVLPELVRALATYDITTIRASIGMYLLCKQIREATDVRVLLTGEISDEMFGYKYTDFAPSPEAFQTEAEKRIRELYMYDVLRADRCISSHSMEARVPFGDLDLVKYVMELDPQIKMNTYGIGKYLLRHAFEGDWLPESILMRQKAAFSDAVGHSMVDVLKAHAEQKYTDGEFTRLSAKYSHARPFTKESLMYRELFEQFYPGQAEMVIDFWMPNKTWPNCAVNDPSARVLANYGASGK; encoded by the coding sequence TTGTGCACCATTATCGGTTTTACCGAAAAAAACATCTCTCGCGGCGAGGTCTCCCGCTGCCTCGCATGCACCGGGCGCCGAGGTCCCGACGGAGAACGGATCGAGGACGCGGGAAGAGGATATTTGGGCTTTCAGCGGCTTTCGATCATGGGCCTTACGCCGGAGGGCATGCAGCCGTTTTCGCTCGGAAGCAGCAAAGTGGTCTGCAACGGCGAAATCTACGGATTCCGCCCCATCCGGGAACAATTATCGAAAAAATACATTTTTAAAAGCGACAGTGACTGTGAGATTTTACTGCCGATGTACCGTGAATACGGGTTAAAGATGTTTTCAATGCTTGACGCCGAATTCGCCATGATTCTCTACGACGGGGAAAAAGACGACTTTATCGCCGCCCGCGATCCCATCGGCATCCGGCCGCTGTTTTACGGAAAACGCGGCTCCGGTCTGGTGTTTTCCAGCGAGGCGAACAACCTTGCGGGCATCTGTGATCGGATTTATCCGTTCCCGCCGGGCTGCTACTATGCAAACGGCGTGTTCACCAGATACTGCGACATCGCAATGCCCGAAAAGTTGATTGCTTCGGACGTCGAAACCGTCTGCGGGAATATCCGCGACAAACTGATTGCAGGCGTTCAGAAACGGCTCGATTCCGATGCGCCGCTCGGCTTTTTGCTCAGCGGCGGTCTGGACAGTTCACTCGTTTGCTCCATTGCCGCGAGAGAGCTCAAAAAGCCCATTAAAACTTTCGCCATCGGCATGACGACCGACGCCATCGACCTGAAATATGCCAAAGAAGTTGCCGAGTACATCGGCAGCGAGCACACCGAGTTTTATATGGACGACGACGATGTGCTTGCGGTTCTTCCCGAGCTCGTGCGCGCGCTTGCCACATATGACATCACGACGATTCGCGCCTCGATCGGCATGTATCTGTTGTGCAAACAGATTCGGGAGGCGACCGATGTGCGGGTGCTGTTGACCGGTGAGATCTCGGACGAAATGTTCGGCTATAAATACACCGATTTCGCGCCGAGCCCCGAGGCGTTCCAGACCGAGGCCGAAAAGCGCATCCGGGAATTATATATGTACGATGTTCTGCGCGCGGACCGCTGCATCTCTTCCCACTCGATGGAAGCCAGAGTCCCGTTCGGCGATCTCGATCTCGTGAAATATGTCATGGAACTCGATCCTCAGATCAAGATGAACACTTATGGCATCGGCAAATATCTGCTGCGCCATGCGTTCGAGGGCGACTGGCTGCCCGAGTCGATTTTGATGCGCCAAAAGGCCGCCTTCTCCGATGCGGTCGGCCACTCGATGGTCGACGTGCTGAAAGCCCATGCCGAGCAAAAATATACCGACGGGGAGTTTACACGGCTTTCGGCAAAGTACAGCCACGCGAGACCCTTCACAAAAGAATCGTTGATGTATCGGGAACTGTTTGAACAGTTTTACCCCGGACAGGCCGAGATGGTCATCGATTTCTGGATGCCCAACAAGACCTGGCCGAACTGCGCGGTCAACGACCCGTCGGCGCGCGTGCTCGCCAACTACGGCGCAAGCGGAAAGTAA
- a CDS encoding glutamine amidotransferase family protein, translated as MIREGEVRIPSGCAIAGVFAKDGTPINGGKIVKSMTVMHERSNGLGGGFAGYGIYPQYADLYAFHLFYENQAAREECEKYIDKMFEVVNLSRIPVRKTPKITDAPLIWRYFVAPNHNRLADSGIDEREYVARAVIKINTGFKGSYVFSSGKNMGVFKAVGFPEDVGEYYRLDEYEGYCWTGHGRYPTNTPGWWGGAHPFAMLDYSVVHNGEISSYDANRRYIEMFGYKCTLLTDTEVITYMTDYLMRRKGLSPKEVANVFAASFWSTISRMPEAERDRCTRLRMAFSSLLITGPFSILLGYEGGLMALNDRLKLRSMVSAEKGKIAYVASEECAIRQMEPDAENIYSPAGGEPLIFTLEKSPAKAKK; from the coding sequence ATGATTCGTGAAGGAGAAGTCCGCATTCCGTCGGGGTGCGCGATCGCCGGCGTCTTCGCCAAGGACGGCACGCCCATCAACGGAGGTAAAATCGTCAAATCGATGACTGTGATGCACGAGCGCTCCAACGGTCTCGGCGGCGGCTTTGCCGGTTACGGCATCTATCCCCAATACGCCGATCTGTATGCATTCCACCTGTTTTATGAAAATCAGGCGGCCAGAGAAGAATGCGAAAAATATATCGATAAAATGTTCGAGGTCGTCAACCTCTCGCGCATCCCGGTGCGAAAAACGCCGAAAATCACCGACGCGCCGCTCATCTGGCGTTATTTTGTCGCGCCCAACCACAACCGCCTTGCCGACAGCGGAATCGACGAGCGCGAATATGTCGCCCGCGCGGTGATCAAGATCAACACCGGTTTCAAAGGCAGTTATGTCTTTTCAAGCGGCAAGAACATGGGCGTTTTCAAAGCGGTCGGCTTTCCCGAGGACGTCGGCGAATATTATCGCCTCGATGAATACGAGGGCTACTGCTGGACCGGCCACGGCCGCTATCCGACCAATACCCCGGGCTGGTGGGGCGGCGCGCATCCGTTCGCGATGCTCGACTATTCGGTCGTACATAACGGAGAAATCTCTTCTTATGACGCAAACCGCCGCTATATTGAGATGTTCGGCTATAAATGCACGCTTTTGACCGACACCGAAGTCATCACCTATATGACCGACTATCTGATGCGCCGGAAAGGCCTTTCACCCAAAGAAGTCGCAAACGTTTTCGCGGCGTCGTTCTGGAGTACAATTTCGCGCATGCCCGAGGCGGAGCGCGACCGCTGCACCCGCCTCCGCATGGCTTTCAGCTCCTTGCTGATCACCGGGCCGTTTTCGATTCTGCTCGGCTATGAAGGCGGTTTGATGGCGCTCAACGACCGACTGAAACTGCGCTCGATGGTCTCCGCCGAAAAGGGCAAGATCGCCTATGTAGCCAGCGAGGAGTGCGCCATCCGCCAGATGGAACCGGACGCCGAAAACATTTATTCTCCCGCCGGCGGCGAACCGTTAATCTTCACCCTCGAAAAAAGTCCCGCCAAGGCGAAGAAATAG
- a CDS encoding glutamine synthetase III: protein MTTISELFGSMVFNDSVMKTRLPKETYRSLKQTIKEGKTLDLSVANVVANAMKNWALEKGATHFTHWFQPMTGITAEKHDSFISPDGDGGVILEFSGKELVKGEPDASSFPSGGLRATFEARGYTAWDPTSFAFIKEGILCIPTAFCSYSGEALDKKTPLLRSMEAIDKETQRILKLFGNSTASIKTTVGPEQEYFLIPKELYDRRKDLIFTGRTLFGAKSPKGQELEDHYFGSLKQKVMEYMQDLNEELWKLGISAKTEHNEVAPAQHELAPVFATTNVATDHNQLTMEMMQKIAKRHGMICLLHEKPFAGVNGSGKHNNWSISTAEGQNLLEPGDTPFENAQFLLILCAVIKAVDEHQDLLRISVASAGNDHRLGANEAPPAIVSIFLGDELTGILDAIENDKAYDGKGKTKFEIGVNVLPHFPKDTTDRNRTSPFAFTGNKFEFRMVGSANSIACANIMLNTAVAEAFRVYADKLEGAKDFTGALHKLIKSEIKAHKRIIFNGNGYDEEWVREAAKRGLLDLRTTPDCLPLLISKENIKLFKQHKVYTEAEIKSRYEIILENYVKVINIEALTMIDMVDKDILPAVSGYTAQLCETAELKKGLKCAAGYETKTASKLSELGDEILEGCCALKSGVAKLKEISESLEASKFCKDTVIPAMAKLRAACDEAESLTASDVWPLPSYGELLFGVR, encoded by the coding sequence ATGACAACGATTTCCGAACTGTTCGGAAGCATGGTATTCAACGATTCGGTGATGAAGACACGTCTCCCGAAGGAGACCTACCGCTCTCTTAAACAGACGATCAAAGAGGGGAAAACCCTTGATCTCTCGGTCGCCAACGTCGTTGCCAACGCGATGAAAAATTGGGCTCTTGAAAAGGGCGCGACCCATTTCACCCACTGGTTCCAGCCGATGACCGGCATCACCGCCGAAAAGCACGACAGCTTTATCTCTCCCGACGGCGACGGCGGCGTGATCTTGGAATTCTCGGGCAAAGAACTGGTCAAGGGCGAACCCGACGCGTCCAGCTTTCCGTCCGGCGGCCTGCGCGCCACCTTCGAAGCCCGCGGCTACACCGCATGGGATCCGACCTCTTTTGCGTTTATCAAAGAGGGTATCCTCTGCATTCCGACGGCGTTCTGTTCCTATTCGGGGGAAGCGCTCGACAAAAAGACCCCGCTGCTGCGTTCGATGGAGGCCATCGACAAAGAGACGCAGCGCATTTTGAAACTCTTCGGCAACTCGACGGCTTCGATCAAAACGACCGTCGGCCCCGAACAGGAATACTTTTTGATTCCGAAAGAACTTTATGATCGCCGCAAGGACTTGATTTTCACCGGACGCACGCTGTTCGGCGCAAAGTCCCCCAAAGGCCAGGAGCTCGAGGATCATTATTTCGGCTCTTTAAAACAGAAAGTTATGGAATACATGCAGGACCTGAACGAGGAGCTGTGGAAACTCGGTATCTCGGCCAAGACCGAACATAACGAAGTCGCCCCTGCTCAGCACGAACTTGCTCCGGTTTTTGCGACCACCAACGTCGCCACCGACCACAACCAGCTGACGATGGAGATGATGCAGAAGATCGCCAAGCGCCACGGCATGATCTGTCTGCTGCACGAAAAGCCCTTTGCGGGCGTCAACGGAAGCGGCAAGCACAATAACTGGTCGATTTCCACCGCCGAAGGGCAGAACCTGCTCGAACCGGGCGACACCCCCTTTGAAAACGCCCAGTTCCTGCTGATTCTCTGCGCGGTCATCAAGGCCGTCGACGAGCATCAGGACCTTTTGCGCATCTCGGTCGCGAGCGCCGGGAACGATCACCGTCTCGGCGCGAACGAAGCGCCTCCCGCCATCGTCTCGATCTTTTTGGGCGACGAGCTGACCGGCATTTTGGATGCGATCGAAAACGATAAGGCCTATGACGGAAAAGGCAAGACCAAGTTCGAAATCGGCGTTAACGTCCTGCCGCATTTCCCCAAGGACACCACCGACCGCAACCGCACCTCACCGTTCGCTTTCACCGGCAACAAGTTCGAGTTCCGCATGGTCGGCTCGGCCAACTCCATCGCCTGCGCCAACATCATGCTGAACACCGCCGTCGCCGAGGCCTTCCGGGTCTATGCGGATAAACTTGAGGGCGCAAAGGACTTCACCGGCGCGCTGCACAAATTGATCAAATCCGAGATCAAAGCGCATAAGCGCATCATCTTTAACGGCAACGGATACGACGAGGAATGGGTCAGGGAAGCCGCAAAGCGCGGTCTGCTCGATCTTCGCACCACGCCCGACTGCCTGCCGCTCTTGATTTCAAAAGAAAACATCAAGCTCTTTAAGCAGCACAAGGTCTATACCGAAGCCGAGATCAAGTCCCGTTATGAGATCATCCTCGAAAACTACGTCAAGGTCATCAATATCGAAGCGCTGACGATGATCGACATGGTCGACAAAGACATTCTCCCGGCTGTCAGCGGATACACCGCTCAGCTTTGCGAGACAGCCGAACTGAAAAAGGGTTTGAAGTGCGCTGCGGGTTACGAGACCAAGACCGCTTCAAAACTCTCCGAACTCGGCGATGAGATTCTTGAGGGCTGCTGCGCTCTGAAGTCCGGAGTCGCAAAGCTGAAAGAGATTTCCGAGTCGCTCGAGGCCTCAAAGTTCTGCAAAGACACCGTCATCCCGGCTATGGCGAAACTGCGCGCCGCATGTGACGAGGCCGAGAGCCTTACCGCTTCCGACGTCTGGCCGCTGCCGAGCTACGGTGAACTGCTGTTCGGCGTCAGATAA
- a CDS encoding FAD-dependent oxidoreductase, which yields MNYVIIGNSAAAVGCIEGIRSVTSEGKITVLSKEHHHTYSRPLISYYLYGKTDLQRMKYRPDSFYADNGCELVYGEVTGIDEKAVTLSDGKKIPYDKLLVATGSRAFVPPFTGLDTVPEKYTFMSLDDALELEKVLDKDKTVLIVGGGLIGLKCAEGIYGRVKKITIADMAPRVLSSILDDDSAAPVQEMLTEKGIALRLGCSIKGFEGKVAKTDGDDISFDILVLAVGVRPNTEPVKDAGGKVGRGILTDHKQRTSLENVWAAGDCTESDDITCNQSRILALLPNAYRQGETAGIDMAGGDISFDCAMPMNAMGLLGMHIMTAGSTTGDCFIDRSNGLKKLWYGDDRLNGFILIDDVEKAGIYTALIRERKPLSSIDFDLICKQPSLLCFSKKYRDEKLAGKAR from the coding sequence ATGAACTATGTGATTATAGGCAATTCCGCCGCAGCGGTCGGCTGCATCGAGGGCATCCGCTCGGTCACTTCTGAGGGCAAGATCACGGTGCTTTCCAAGGAACACCACCACACCTATTCCCGCCCGCTGATCTCTTATTATCTATACGGTAAAACCGATCTGCAGCGCATGAAATACCGCCCCGACAGCTTTTATGCCGACAACGGCTGCGAACTCGTGTACGGCGAAGTGACCGGCATCGATGAAAAGGCGGTCACGCTCTCCGACGGCAAAAAAATCCCTTATGATAAATTGCTGGTCGCAACCGGCTCTCGGGCGTTTGTACCGCCGTTTACGGGACTCGACACCGTGCCCGAGAAATATACCTTTATGTCGCTCGACGACGCGCTGGAACTCGAAAAAGTTTTAGATAAAGACAAGACCGTCCTGATTGTCGGCGGCGGTCTGATCGGCTTAAAATGTGCCGAGGGCATCTACGGACGGGTTAAAAAGATCACGATTGCCGATATGGCTCCCCGGGTGCTCTCGAGCATTCTCGACGACGACTCGGCGGCTCCCGTTCAGGAAATGCTGACCGAAAAGGGCATCGCCCTGCGCCTCGGCTGCTCCATCAAGGGCTTTGAAGGAAAAGTGGCTAAGACCGACGGGGACGACATCTCCTTTGACATTTTAGTACTCGCAGTCGGCGTGCGCCCCAATACCGAACCGGTGAAAGATGCGGGCGGTAAAGTCGGACGCGGCATCCTGACCGACCATAAACAGCGCACATCGCTTGAAAACGTCTGGGCGGCGGGCGACTGCACCGAGAGCGATGACATCACCTGCAACCAGAGCCGGATTTTGGCTCTGCTCCCGAACGCCTACCGGCAGGGCGAGACCGCCGGAATCGACATGGCGGGCGGTGATATCTCGTTTGACTGCGCGATGCCGATGAACGCCATGGGACTGCTCGGCATGCACATCATGACCGCAGGCAGCACAACCGGCGATTGCTTTATCGACCGCAGCAACGGATTGAAAAAGCTCTGGTACGGAGACGATCGTCTGAACGGCTTTATCCTGATCGACGATGTCGAGAAAGCGGGCATCTATACTGCGCTGATCCGCGAGCGAAAACCGCTTTCAAGCATCGATTTTGATCTGATCTGCAAACAGCCGTCGCTGCTGTGCTTCTCGAAAAAATACCGGGACGAAAAACTTGCGGGAAAAGCCCGATAA
- a CDS encoding glutamate synthase-related protein translates to MSIDFQYPDFEIIRDDARCIRCRVCERQCANEVHSFLAEADRMIADESKCVDCHRCVSLCPTRALKIVKNENAFRENANWQPSLIKEIYKQAATGAVLLSSMGNPQNQPVYWDKILMNASQVTNPSIDPLREPMETRVFLGKKTAELKRDKNGTLLPELSLQLELSMPIMFSAMSYGSISYNAHECLARASKELGTFYNTGEGGLHKDFYAYGPNTIVQVASGRFGVYKDYLEAGAAIEIKMGQGAKPGIGGHLPGTKIVGDVSATRMIPVGSDAISPAPHHDIYSIEDLRQLVYSLKEASAYQKPVIVKVAAVHNIAAIASGIARSGADVIAIDGFRGGTGAAPTRIRDNTGIPIELALASVDERLRKEGIRDNVSLVVGGSIRSSADVVKAVALGADAVYIATAALIALGCHLCRTCQTGKCNWGIATQRPELVRRLNPDLGYKRLVNLMNAWNHEIKEFMGSMGINSIEAL, encoded by the coding sequence ATGTCGATTGATTTTCAATATCCAGATTTCGAAATTATCCGCGACGACGCGCGCTGCATCCGCTGCCGCGTCTGCGAGCGACAGTGCGCGAACGAAGTGCACTCTTTTCTCGCTGAGGCGGACCGGATGATTGCGGATGAATCAAAGTGCGTCGATTGTCACCGGTGCGTCTCTCTTTGTCCGACAAGGGCTTTAAAAATCGTTAAAAACGAAAACGCTTTCCGCGAAAACGCAAACTGGCAGCCGAGCTTGATCAAGGAGATCTATAAACAGGCGGCGACCGGCGCGGTTTTGCTGTCCTCGATGGGCAATCCTCAGAATCAGCCCGTCTATTGGGATAAAATTCTGATGAACGCCTCACAGGTCACGAATCCGTCCATCGACCCGCTGCGTGAGCCGATGGAGACCCGCGTGTTTCTGGGCAAGAAGACCGCCGAGTTGAAACGCGACAAAAACGGAACTTTGCTGCCGGAACTTTCGCTTCAGCTGGAACTTTCGATGCCGATCATGTTCTCGGCGATGTCCTACGGCTCGATCAGCTACAACGCCCACGAGTGTTTGGCCCGCGCATCCAAAGAACTGGGTACTTTTTATAATACCGGTGAGGGTGGCCTGCACAAGGACTTTTACGCATACGGCCCCAACACGATTGTACAGGTGGCTTCAGGCCGGTTCGGCGTCTATAAAGATTATCTCGAAGCGGGCGCTGCGATCGAGATCAAAATGGGTCAGGGCGCAAAACCCGGCATCGGCGGGCATCTGCCCGGCACCAAAATCGTCGGCGACGTCTCGGCCACTCGTATGATTCCGGTCGGTTCCGACGCCATCTCCCCTGCGCCCCATCACGATATTTATTCGATAGAAGACCTGCGCCAGTTGGTCTATTCGCTCAAAGAGGCCTCGGCTTATCAAAAACCGGTCATCGTCAAGGTCGCCGCAGTCCATAACATCGCCGCGATCGCCAGCGGCATCGCGCGCAGCGGCGCGGACGTGATCGCCATCGACGGCTTCCGCGGCGGCACCGGCGCGGCTCCGACCCGCATCCGAGACAACACCGGCATTCCGATCGAACTCGCGCTTGCCAGCGTCGACGAACGTCTGCGCAAAGAGGGCATCCGCGATAACGTCTCACTCGTGGTCGGCGGCTCGATCCGCTCCAGCGCCGACGTAGTCAAAGCTGTCGCCCTCGGAGCCGACGCGGTCTATATCGCCACTGCCGCGCTGATTGCGCTCGGCTGCCATCTGTGCCGCACCTGTCAGACGGGAAAATGCAACTGGGGCATCGCGACCCAGCGTCCCGAACTGGTACGCCGTCTGAATCCCGATCTCGGCTATAAACGTCTCGTCAACCTGATGAACGCCTGGAACCATGAGATCAAGGAATTCATGGGCAGCATGGGCATCAACTCCATCGAGGCGCTC
- a CDS encoding FAD-dependent oxidoreductase has product MKKVVIIGGVAGGATCAARLRRLDESVEIVILERGEYISYANCGLPYYVGDVIKNRAALLLQTPEAMKKKYNIDVRVKNEVVAIDREKKEVTVKRVDTGETYAEPYDTLVISTGSSPVRPPIPGIDSSRIQTLWTVPDTDRIRALVQDQGVKTAAVIGGGFIGLEMAENLRHAGVEVSLIEALDQVMSPFDFEMAQLLHENLLQNGVKLFLGDGVSSFTNNEHDVTVTLKSGKTVSAELVILSIGVRPNGELAKAAGLTVNARGGVVVDKTLKTSDPNIYAVGDVIEVEDFTFKEPTMIPLAGPANKQGRIAANNINGANETYEGTQGTSVAKVFDLTAASTGANEKTLIKRGMVKGKDYESIIITQNSHAGYYPGAVPLTLKMLFSMDGKKIFGAQIVGKDGVDKRIDTLSTAIRLGASVYDLQTLEFAYAPPYSSAKDPVNMAGYVAGNVLSGKVAYSSWDVLEKEPEAVALDVREDAELMAYSLPNANVKHIPLGQLRIRLSELDKSKEVSVFCAIGVRAYNATRVLKENGFKNVKLYPGGARFYQSTHYQPDTTPIAQVSISDSGHVDTKDIPKASMRLDCSGMQCPGPIMKVFETMKEMHNGDVVEVSASDPGFARDIVAWTRRTGNTLVANDRRGDDYVALVKKGSANTAAPVVRDNTEGKTIIVFSGDLDKVLASFIIANGAAAMGRPVTMFFTFWGLTVLRKPKRQKVKKTFMESMFGAMLPRGSKKLKLSRMNMGGMGTKMMKKIMGDKNVDSLEDLIKKAMKAGVKIVACTMSMDVMGIKEEELIEGVELGGVGAYLGDAEESNVNLFI; this is encoded by the coding sequence ATGAAAAAAGTAGTCATTATCGGCGGCGTCGCGGGCGGCGCGACCTGTGCGGCGCGGCTGCGCAGATTGGACGAGAGTGTCGAAATCGTGATTTTGGAACGCGGGGAATACATCTCCTACGCCAACTGCGGGCTGCCCTATTATGTCGGCGACGTGATCAAAAACCGCGCCGCGCTGCTGCTGCAGACCCCCGAAGCCATGAAGAAAAAATACAACATCGACGTGCGCGTGAAAAACGAGGTTGTCGCCATCGACCGCGAGAAAAAAGAAGTCACCGTCAAGCGGGTGGACACCGGCGAAACCTATGCCGAGCCGTATGATACGCTGGTCATCTCGACCGGCTCATCGCCTGTGCGCCCGCCGATTCCCGGCATCGACTCCTCGCGCATTCAGACCCTTTGGACCGTGCCCGACACCGACCGCATCCGCGCTTTGGTGCAGGATCAGGGCGTCAAGACCGCGGCGGTGATCGGAGGCGGCTTTATCGGACTCGAGATGGCCGAAAACCTCCGGCATGCGGGCGTCGAGGTCAGTTTGATCGAGGCGTTGGATCAGGTCATGTCTCCGTTCGATTTTGAGATGGCGCAGCTTTTGCATGAAAATCTGCTGCAAAACGGCGTCAAGCTCTTTTTGGGCGACGGCGTCAGTTCCTTTACAAACAACGAGCACGATGTGACGGTTACGCTCAAAAGCGGCAAGACCGTGAGTGCCGAACTCGTGATTTTATCCATCGGTGTACGCCCGAACGGCGAACTCGCCAAAGCGGCAGGGCTGACCGTAAACGCGCGCGGCGGTGTGGTCGTCGATAAAACCCTCAAAACCTCCGACCCGAATATCTACGCGGTTGGCGACGTAATAGAAGTAGAAGATTTCACCTTCAAAGAGCCGACGATGATCCCGCTGGCAGGCCCCGCGAACAAGCAGGGCAGGATCGCCGCAAACAATATCAACGGCGCAAACGAGACCTATGAGGGCACGCAGGGCACTTCGGTAGCAAAGGTATTCGATCTGACCGCCGCGTCGACCGGCGCGAACGAAAAGACGTTAATTAAGCGCGGCATGGTCAAGGGCAAGGATTACGAGAGCATTATCATCACTCAGAATTCGCACGCCGGGTATTATCCGGGCGCGGTTCCGCTGACGTTAAAAATGCTGTTCTCGATGGACGGCAAAAAGATTTTCGGTGCGCAGATCGTGGGCAAAGACGGTGTTGACAAGCGCATCGATACGCTCTCGACCGCGATTCGGCTCGGCGCTTCCGTTTATGATTTACAAACCCTTGAGTTTGCCTATGCGCCGCCGTATTCCTCGGCAAAAGACCCCGTGAACATGGCCGGATATGTCGCCGGAAACGTATTATCGGGCAAAGTCGCCTATTCTTCCTGGGACGTGCTCGAAAAGGAACCGGAAGCGGTCGCGCTTGATGTGCGCGAAGATGCGGAACTGATGGCGTATTCGCTGCCGAACGCAAACGTAAAGCATATCCCGCTCGGGCAGCTGCGCATCCGTCTTTCCGAATTGGATAAATCCAAAGAGGTCTCGGTGTTCTGCGCCATCGGCGTCCGGGCTTATAACGCCACACGGGTTTTGAAAGAGAACGGGTTCAAGAACGTCAAGCTCTATCCGGGCGGTGCGCGGTTTTATCAATCCACGCACTATCAGCCCGATACCACGCCGATTGCGCAGGTGAGTATCTCCGACAGCGGGCATGTGGACACCAAGGACATCCCGAAAGCGTCGATGCGGCTCGACTGCAGCGGCATGCAGTGCCCCGGCCCGATCATGAAGGTGTTCGAGACCATGAAAGAGATGCATAACGGCGACGTCGTCGAGGTCTCGGCGTCCGACCCGGGCTTTGCGCGGGATATCGTGGCGTGGACAAGGCGCACCGGCAACACATTGGTGGCAAACGACCGGCGCGGGGATGATTATGTGGCGCTCGTGAAAAAAGGCAGTGCCAACACGGCGGCTCCGGTAGTTCGGGATAACACAGAGGGCAAGACAATCATCGTGTTTTCGGGCGATCTCGACAAGGTGCTTGCCAGCTTTATCATCGCGAACGGTGCCGCGGCAATGGGCAGGCCGGTGACGATGTTTTTCACCTTCTGGGGGCTGACCGTGCTGCGCAAACCCAAGCGGCAGAAGGTCAAAAAGACCTTTATGGAGTCGATGTTCGGCGCGATGCTGCCGCGCGGCAGCAAAAAGCTGAAGTTATCGCGGATGAATATGGGCGGCATGGGAACCAAGATGATGAAGAAGATCATGGGCGATAAGAACGTCGATTCGCTTGAGGATTTGATCAAGAAGGCCATGAAGGCCGGCGTCAAAATCGTGGCCTGCACGATGAGCATGGACGTCATGGGCATCAAGGAAGAAGAGCTCATCGAAGGTGTCGAGCTCGGCGGTGTGGGCGCCTACCTCGGCGACGCGGAAGAATCCAATGTGAATTTGTTTATTTAA